AAAGATTCTACTACTTGAGCATATGTGTGAATTTGAAGGGGTATAATACTGAGGAGGAGCCAGGCGAAACACTTTTTAAAAGAGCAAAAATACATTTTAACGTTGTTAATAACTGAAATTACTAAGGGAGATATTGTTAGCTAGAGGTAATATAGTTAAGGAGCCATTTGTCAATAATCAATAGTTCACAGTATGGTCTTTATTGCTTTTAAACAAGGTCTTTTTACACATCTTGCTTGCTGGGCTCAAGTGTGGCTTATAGTCTAGATCTATATTCGGAGTTAGACTATGATGAAGGTAGGAATAAAAATTCTAAGCAAAAAATATGACTCCAGTTGTTAGCGATGTCGGGAGTTGTTCAAATAGTTCGATATTCTTCGCAAAAGATAGCATATCATGCTTGATCAGGCTGCTGGAATTCTTGGTCTGAAGACTTTTTATTTGTTGCAGCAAATAGACTTGGTTGACAGGTTAGAATGATTTTGTTACAGCATTGACATAAAATATCATCCTATTTATTGAGGAGTGAGTATATATTTTTTAGTAATTTGAGGGTAAGTATTGGTCTCTCCCTCTCATTGAAACTGATAAGCCTGCTGATTTATGAAGTTTTGTTTTTTGCTGGTTCTAATTTGTTTTCACGTTAGCGTCAACTCATACGCTCAGATAGTTTCCTCCGATCAAAAAATCAACCAAATAGAAGGCGCTTTTTCAGATTTACTAGAAGATGGCGATGCATTTGGGACAGCAGTAGCTGTTATTGGGGACTTAGACGAGGACGGTTTTGACGATTTAGTTGTAGGAGCTCCTGGAAGTGAACGAGGGAATGGAGCAGTTTGGGTGCTATTTCTCGACAATAACAGCAATGTGAAAAACCGGCAAGAGATCGGTCAGAATACTGGCGGCTTCACAGGTCAATTAACGGCATCGGGGATGTTTGGGTGTTCTGTAACAAGTCTAGGAGACTTAAATGGTGATGATATTTCGGATATAGCAGTTGGCGCATGTGAAGATGATGACGGAGGACCAGATACGGGGGCTGTTTGGATATTATTCATGAGAAAAAATGGTACTGTCAAATCCCATGCAAAAATTAGCAGCCTTTCAGGAAATTTTGAAGGGATAATTAATGATCGTGGTAATTTTGGCAGCTCTGTTTCAGGTATAGGAGATTTGGATAAAGATGGTATCTTCGATCTTGGTGTAGGGGTGGATAGAGACGGAGAAAGTGGAGGGCAAAGCGGTGCGCTTTGGATTTTATTCTTGAATTCTGATGGTAGTGTAAAGTCATCTCAGAAAATAAATGATATCCAAGGTGGATTTACTGCGTCAATTGGTAATGGAGATCGATTTGGGTCGTCTGTTGATTTTATTTCTGATTTAGATGCCGATGGTGTGGATGAGCTATTGGTTGGGGCACCAGGTACTGATTTTATGGGGGAGAATACCGGCGTCGTTTGGATTCTATATATGAATACCGACGGAACCGTCAAGTCTCAAATTCGGATTGGTGGTGATAGCTCCGATGCATTTTATCAAAATATTCAGGATGGTGACTTTTTGGGGCATTCAATCGACGTTTTGGGGGATTGGGACGGAAATGGCTTCGAAGATATAGTGGTAGGTGCTTCCCGTACTGACGGTGCAAATCTGGAGGATATTGGTGCAGTTTGGGTTCTGTATTTAGAAGAGAACGGGAAAATCTTAGATTTTAAGAAGATATTTGACAGTGAAGAATTTGGACTAGTTGGTGATGAGGAATTTGGTCGGGCGGTAACGTCTATACCAGATTTTGCAGATAACAGGCTGTCTAAGTTAATAGTTGGTACACCGCAGCATAAGGATACCGGTGGGGCAGTATGGGAGCTCTTCGTAAATGAATCCGCAGATCTTGAAAAGAGTCAGAAGATTAGTGAAAATGCTGGCTCATTAACTACTTTATTAGATGAATTTGATCTATTTGGGTCGTCAATCACTTCGATGGGTGATTTAAACGGCGATGGGTTTACAGATTTAGCTGTAGGTGCACCAGAAGATCTCTATGGCGCAGTTTGGGTACTGTTTCTTGGAGAAGATAAAAAGATCAAATCCAGGCAAAAACTTAGTAGATCATCTGGAGGTGAAACTCAAGACCTGAATACTAGCGAGAATATAGGGGTATCTATCCTTAATATAGGTGATTTGGATGGCGATGGTTTACCTGAATTAGCAGTAGGAGCGCAATCTGGTGAAGAACAAGCAGAAAAGCTTGGAGAATTATGGGTATTTTTTTTGGCGAATGATGGAACGGTAAGGAAAACCCAAAAAATTGGTCAGGCGGAAGGTGGTTTTATGGGGGAGCTTGTAGCAGGAGATAATTTTGGGTCTTCACTGGCATTGCTTGATGATTATGATGGGGATGGAATTCAAGAAATTGCAGTTGGGGCACCAGGGCCGGGCTTAGTAGCTGATTTGAGCGGAAGCGTTTGGCTCTTAGCACTGGACTCGGATGGAAAAGTTAAAAATCAACAGCAAATCGGTGTTGAAAGAGACTTGATATCAGAATTAGACCCAATGGATGCTTTTGGCGGATCTCTGTCTAGCATAGTTGATCTTGATGGAGACGGTAGAAGAGAGTTAGTGGTTGGCGCACCATTCGACGACGATGATGGCGAAAATAGTGGGGCTGCTTGGATAGTCTCTCTAACTGAAAATCTCCAGATAAAATCTTTCGAAAAAATAGGTGCTGAATCAGGTAATCTTGATCGTGATTTGGCTCCTGGTGATCTCTTTGGTAGCTCATTGTTTTCATACAATACATCTTCTCTAGATGATCGAAGAATTCTTGCTGTAGGCTCTCCTGGTGATGATGACGGTAAGATCGATAGTGGTTCCGTGTGGCTGTTGACATTGAGAGAAAATGGCGAAGTTGCATTTTACCAAAAAATTAGCCTTTCAGAAGGCGGGTTCTCGGGTGCATTGAAAGAAAACAATCGATTTGGCAGTTCTCTTTCAGGGTTTCAGATTCAAGAAGAAACTCGAATGTTAATAGGTGCTCCTAATGATGGAGATGGAGGGATACAAAGTGGAGCTCTTTGGGATTTAACATTGAATTTGAACAACAGGACCATACCGGATATAAGTCCATATTTTCAAGAAGAGACAGTCTTTGAAAACACAGAAGTTGTAATTAAAAGTACTATTACTGATATAGAGGGTGTCAAACAAGCAACTATTTCTTTTCGAAGAGGCGGCGATTCTGTTAGAAGCTTCTTGTCTAATTCGATGGAACGGGTGGGTGGGCAATTTGAAGGCGTTATTCCGGCGAGTTTGGTTACAGATAGGGGTATTGAATTTTTTATTACCGCTGAAGATTCTTTAGGACTACTATCCAGGCAACCCGAAGTAGGATTTTTTGAGGTCATTGTATCTGTCGATAATAAGCAATCGACTAATCCCCTATTGAACGATGAGTATCAGCTATTTTCTATCCCACTAGAGTTGGATGAAAAAATGCCGGGAATAGTACTCGAAGATGATTTAGGCATCTATGATCCTACTATCTGGAGATTCTTTGAACCCACACCAAACCAAAATCCATCGGAATTTTCTGAGTTTCCTAATACCTCTCCTATTTCTCCTGGTAAAGCATACTGGCTTATCTCCGAAGGCCCCAACCAATTCATATCAACTGGATCAGGCCGTACTAATTCGACAATAACTCCGTTTATAGTCCCTTTGCAGCCAGGTTGGAACTACTTTGGGAGCCCTTTTACTTTTTCAATTCCTCGAGAAAACCTAAAGTTACTCAGTGGAGCTAGTCTCGTATTAAAATCATATTCTGGTAC
The Bacteroidota bacterium genome window above contains:
- a CDS encoding T9SS type A sorting domain-containing protein, which codes for MKFCFLLVLICFHVSVNSYAQIVSSDQKINQIEGAFSDLLEDGDAFGTAVAVIGDLDEDGFDDLVVGAPGSERGNGAVWVLFLDNNSNVKNRQEIGQNTGGFTGQLTASGMFGCSVTSLGDLNGDDISDIAVGACEDDDGGPDTGAVWILFMRKNGTVKSHAKISSLSGNFEGIINDRGNFGSSVSGIGDLDKDGIFDLGVGVDRDGESGGQSGALWILFLNSDGSVKSSQKINDIQGGFTASIGNGDRFGSSVDFISDLDADGVDELLVGAPGTDFMGENTGVVWILYMNTDGTVKSQIRIGGDSSDAFYQNIQDGDFLGHSIDVLGDWDGNGFEDIVVGASRTDGANLEDIGAVWVLYLEENGKILDFKKIFDSEEFGLVGDEEFGRAVTSIPDFADNRLSKLIVGTPQHKDTGGAVWELFVNESADLEKSQKISENAGSLTTLLDEFDLFGSSITSMGDLNGDGFTDLAVGAPEDLYGAVWVLFLGEDKKIKSRQKLSRSSGGETQDLNTSENIGVSILNIGDLDGDGLPELAVGAQSGEEQAEKLGELWVFFLANDGTVRKTQKIGQAEGGFMGELVAGDNFGSSLALLDDYDGDGIQEIAVGAPGPGLVADLSGSVWLLALDSDGKVKNQQQIGVERDLISELDPMDAFGGSLSSIVDLDGDGRRELVVGAPFDDDDGENSGAAWIVSLTENLQIKSFEKIGAESGNLDRDLAPGDLFGSSLFSYNTSSLDDRRILAVGSPGDDDGKIDSGSVWLLTLRENGEVAFYQKISLSEGGFSGALKENNRFGSSLSGFQIQEETRMLIGAPNDGDGGIQSGALWDLTLNLNNRTIPDISPYFQEETVFENTEVVIKSTITDIEGVKQATISFRRGGDSVRSFLSNSMERVGGQFEGVIPASLVTDRGIEFFITAEDSLGLLSRQPEVGFFEVIVSVDNKQSTNPLLNDEYQLFSIPLELDEKMPGIVLEDDLGIYDPTIWRFFEPTPNQNPSEFSEFPNTSPISPGKAYWLISEGPNQFISTGSGRTNSTITPFIVPLQPGWNYFGSPFTFSIPRENLKLLSGASLVLKSYSGTSWNDAPMIEPFKGYIVANNSTEVDSLVINAFHNEGNSTTLKDGTGDWSINVHVSSDGMDRQSVVALVRESAHSKWDSFDIPAAPTPMGDYLQAFFKVNQTDKPLEKLHLDARSQDSEEEIWELNLVSNSGRKADLVFDYIESVPLQYDVFVIDDAIDHRQNLRENNSYTLSIPSSGKPRTVRIVASKHSMDEFKSEELLPRENSISPSFPNPFHNVTTVSYSLAQESNVNLSVYSILGHRVATLTGNEIKQAGNYTAIWNGKDNADRDLASGIYFLKISSEFFSLHTKVILIR